TTGTGTCGCAGTGGTGTTGACTTGTACTTCATTTGGTGGGgcaaagtaataaaattagttaccACCACCACCCACTAACTAAGAGTAAAATAATGATCggtcacattattatattatattatataaaatcatcaCAAAGACACTCGCAATTTATTACTCCTATAACCTAACCTGttaggtattaattaatacatagttattattatttattttttacatttcccaataagtacatttttacccATTCACGAGTAACGTCTTATTCTCTTAtgattatacatttctaattTATCGCTTTGTCATACCTCAATCCTTAACATTGATACATCTAAAATATCAATGCTATAGCCtacaagtattattaataaacatacatttttagtatttttattttatcaatttatatcaatgtgtcttacattaaaaaataaaatatattctttaaaatacagGGGTAAACCACCCCATAAAAGTATGTGTTCAGTGCCATTGTTGTGTCATGTTGTATTTTGCCATTTATAAGTTGAATTAAACTCTAAATATAACGGCATGGTGAAAATCCCGTTTCATTATGAATGAAAAGCTTTaatggattttattataaactcagAAACTTTTTGATTGGAAGTTTATACAATGATTAAagatattatggtttaaaaaataataaattttcattttattaaaatatgtataaacttgacaaagtttacaataattttaagcttAAATGAATTTACAGTATTGCAATtagaattacaaaatattaatcaatagtaGATACCtgtacatatttaactattaaatacccatctataatctttaaaaacaattttttatcaatagtaAGGAATCCAttcttataattgaattacttTGACTCCACATAGTTTTTAtgacaattaatttaagttacaccttaataatttttaagtctacaataacaaaatattataatagatttgaGACATTTCCTTTTAATTGTTCTTGATCCTGAagatacttatttttagaacGTTCCAATTCTTTCACCCTGCTTCTTGCATGTTCAAGACGATGCCAAGCCATTTGGAGAACTTTTTGTGATGCATACCCACTATTTTCATATGGCTGACCAGTAGATACTTgagtcaaataatttatttgttcagTTAGCTTTGATTCAACATTACCTAAACTTTTTAAGAACTGGTGTGATTGGTTCTCTACTTGTTTCAAACTTGATTTTTCTTTACTAAGTTCTAATAGTGCTTGACCAGCGCTTTGtaaacatgttattatgtCCTTTTCGATTAATTCCAGTGCTTGAATACGTTCCATTGGCGCAgccataatgaaataaaaaactaaaaagataGACATcgaattaagataaaaaataaaatgagtatTATCATGAACTTACTTAATGATATTACaacttttgttaaaatttaatataaaattaattatattttaaaatcttggtTCAAATTTGaccaatgattaaataattaatagtctagaaatataagattattgtaataaataagatCGTTAATAAAAGCCAtaaggtaataatttattactgtatAAGTGTTATCAGTATGTTATCAGGACATGGTGTAGTAGAATCACCAACATTACCAACAATCACGATTTAATACGATCTATATCCGtgccaaaaattgaaaaccgAACTTGatagttgttaataataataaaaataaaacactcacTTAAGGGACCGCGTGTAGCGACTCGCTACACCAGCATTCGTTTTCTATATAATGTAGGAACAACAATGGCGGCGCCAAGATTTTATGCCTGGTATGGCCAATTTGAGGCACGTAATTTTACTGAAGGGCCAATATATAACACCTATAATCAGGATGGATGAGGGGGATAGATCATAGATCTCCcccaaaactttatttttctgCTAACATTTTGAACAAAGTATTGGTAATGACCATTCATGTTCACTAAAAACCTAATATCCTCCCCCAAATCAAATTCTAATTTCGCCActgcctataataatatgtaaaatcttaGCTTCACGTTTCCTGGCTCCTGCCGGCTGccaaatatacttttaactatttatataataaaataaaatcatattggaataattacaaattcttaatttaatgtagaaattataaagtatgattttatataacacttttgtaaaaacaaaaatcacttGATTTTGATGGCatgttaataatgtaatatttttctataaaatattgtttgaatagtatataaaataggaTTATATCAGTAATATTCCCGTTGGACGTTGTTGTGATATAATGACCCGATAacagtgttataataatgtcataacactcataatcatttattatgtataggttttgatgggaattttaatatttaaaatttaaaactttcataCAATTTCGGGGCGGACTAGGAACTTTTCAGGGAGGGCAATGGCCGCCCTTGAGGAACAAAGATACTCCGTATTTCCACGATTATGACTCTCTGGTTCAGTTTAGGGCAAaaacacctattatatattttataaagaagagtATTTCCTGTGCATTGACgggatagatttttaatatttacagttttgaataaattattaattgttaaaaataatataaattttttaaattaaaacatacttatattttaaaaaaatcctcttaaattgtatatataggtaaatcagatattttatttaaaattatttttatcgcatttagtcaataatttttagggtttaaaaatcagattagataatattgtatacattttaattacaccATATATTGCTCTTTGTATAGTCATACCCAGCGTAAGAGTACGAAGAATCTGaactatgaatttaaaatgtataattcaatAGTTACTTTGCTCCATTAAAAACTTTAGTCttttaaatcaacatttttttcttctttaatcAATAGCAATATCAAGTTTTGAGGCTTTTACCCTTAATCCAGGattgtatactatacttacttttaaattcGTCAGTaaactaacataaatattaaatatacactatGTCAGCTTAACGAAGCTTAAAgattaattatacaacttaGCATAAAAACTAGgtgaatctatttttttttaaattgattaatttagttattacaaGTAAGTTAAGTAATATCTGGTAATAAGTGTAGTGATCATTGTgtcattcaattttttgtcatagataaatttaattatatttattatgaattatggcTTAACAGTATTTAGTAACCAGATTCATTAAGTTAAACCATTCCATAAAACAGAaagatttagaaataaataagtatataataaatacaacaacaaatttattttgaaatgtcaatgtaagtttataaaattattaatcaagaacaattattacatttttaactggaattagtcaaacatttttataacaaataacaatatgaatattatttcattgtgtgaaatataattgttttttttttttgaacatttataagTCTTGATTAATGATGCTTACGACATTTTGTACAGTCCAAAATAGAACATAATGATAAgtatcaataacaatataagttTCTTAagctacataaattaaataatttatattttaaacataatatgaatatagaaCACAAATTATTgctttgtacaataatatcaatgagataaattaagtttttgaaaaaatactttaatacattttttaaaaattgacttgTTGTCATAGTTTGGAAGCTtacatgtaaattaatataccaataacaccaaaacaaaatacattggtagataaatactattacacatttataatgaaCCTTTCAgtctcaaaaatgaataaataaataataaataataataattataaattaatgaatcagAACAGTCTTGATAAAATCACTTAACAATGAATTGTAAGGTTATTTGGTTTATAGCCCACCAAATAATTcacttttaacaaattttatatattagaaaatacctatttagtttctaaaaaaatcagatttataattcaaaattttaaacagaactaaattattttttttattagtaaaactGAAGTTCTGAAAATAAGTTgtcattattcaaatattcgatgattatacacaatatgaaatttaataaagtaaaaaaatattgctattTCATATACTTAAAAGATTCCAAGTAATAAggccaataaattataaattatattcaattatgaccattattattgaaaaaaaatacaaattaatatgtaaagctttataaatacatttgaaatcaTTAAACTGAGCAAtttggtaaattaatattaatatgtattattaaaataagaaaatagaacataatattatatatgcgtgGAGTAACAGAAACTAACGAGAACTAGACCCATTTGTGTTATaatcttttaactttttttaaagcaaAGTGAGGGTCAAATGTTGGGGTAAGATTGCCGGTGAGAAGGACAGAATTACTCTGTTACCTGTCAAAAGTCAAAATCGTATCAGAAATAATCTGCCCTCCAAACAGACAAACACGTGAATGTTGACCTTTCACTTATTCTTaagtataaaagttattatttcttttttaacaatcatgaataataaaaataattggtcTAAaagattaatatgataaaaatgaaatttaaaaaaaatatatcacacaTTTCACATTATAaaagacaatttaaataacattttcatttgataaataatttaaaataattttattctttaaagctaataaatgttaatataattattggcagtgcaaattttaaaatgtattgttaaagattaatttattagtaattaaaaaatgttaaggtAAATTTCACTATATAAACATGTACAGCTCAATATGCAAGCCACGGATGATTGATGAGAGATTCTTTGCTACGATCACCATAATCATAGGTTAATTCTTCATCTCGTTTAATATCAGATTTCGCGATTAAAACAATCCTGGGTAACCCACCTACTTCAACAACCTTAGGTACAAGATTACCAAATCTTGAATGATTTACAAGTCTACCAAGTCTTGAACTTTCAGGGGTTGCATCAATACTGTAACATTCAAtagattatagtataatattatgtaatagaatataaaaaaaatataacattttatatcttaCCAATAATGTGTTGAaccatatttgaaataatacatgTAACAGCCAGTTGAGGTATCTTGTGAATAAATGGCTTCTCTTTTACGTGCTTcttgtacataaattaattctcCAGAATATTCAACAACATACTCACCACGAGCGAAATCTTTACCAGCAATTATACCACGACCTTTATTAGGAAATACAGTTATCTGttgaaaaaacacaaaatattaactcaTAAGTAcattgttatgtatattttatttttacttttaatccaTCTTCGTTTTGTGAAGCAATCGCTTCTTCTAAGGCTATTTGTTTTTCTTCattgactatattttttgttttacgagCACTTCTTCGGATAGGAAAAAATGCGGTGACTTTTTGTTGCTTATTATTAGACGTatcatttatatgttttacatttaaactataaaaatacaaatatcattttttttttactttagtctatttttttatgagcaCTGCCCTcctaaataaacttataacagttaacatattaaaaataaaaaaaaattttaacatcttgtattaaatgacaacattttatgaaacatagtccttatattaataactgaaaaaaaaatctggaataataaaaaatgataacatataaagttaattatataagttctAATTtcctaaatgaaaaaatataattgataaaacaataaattaattttaaaagtttgttgtttatttgatatatattaaaaaatatgaaaaagaattaaaataaggaaaataaaaagcataaaaaatttaaaaatactgcaATACACTTTAATAAGAGGGCAgtttgtataaacataattaaaattaatattgaattattaaaataccttaTTTTATGACTACtgtttaattttgatgatAGTGGTGACTGATTAAAATCtgcttctaaaataaaatttataaaaaaataataaaaatatataatacaatgagacattaagtttttacttgaATTAAATGTAGTATCAGAAACAAGTGGCATATCCTTGATGACTTTTTCATTATCATTAGATGAGgtcttctaataaaaataaaataacaatgttaacttataatttaagaaattaatatttatacgtaaaaaaaaaaaatattaataaaatatatgtaatattaactgacgccataatatctatatagttatttatacaataatttagtagtaatacagttaaatacgaattggaaaaaaaaatatataatttgatatccTACATTTAATGCAATAATAGATAGAGaagcaaatttaataaagattATTACACAAAAGAAGAATTATTACTAACTGcgagtatttaataagttgCAGTATATCATTTTTTGGTCACTTATGATTAGGGCCTGGATTCAAAATTAACTACATTATTTTTGGCGTTCTTAGAGaatgtacttaatttattttataaaacagataCTTCAAAggtgaaatttaattaaacaattttatttagaatattccatatttaggtaatattattaacttttagtgatgatattagtttaaaacatattacaagTTTCAgtatataagaaaatacaaaatattatatacaaaaatattttcaaagataatttttaagtatttttcatCTACCAATCATGATAATAAGTGGTCTTAcaagatttattattgtgcatgtgtagtttgatattttatttgattgaaataaaGATGCTATTGaagttaaattgttattatttatcgctCGTTCAGTCGCATATCTATGAAAAGAAGGAAAGGTTGTTTTTAAGGGCTTTAGTGTTAAAAAGGcacttttagtaattatttaagtgaTATTTTTGTACCTATAAAGGCATTTAAATCCAGGccttacttataattattgacatctttaaaagtaattaaaacaataatttttgattaattaagtCACCTTACAAATATGAGTTAGTTAATCCAAgtattgttatacaaaaagaaaaatgcaattaatacaaaactataaaagtaatacacAAGTTTAATTTGAACTAAAGATAATGTGATAAGCAATAAGTTAAtcctatcaaaaaattaacttacatttttgtaaaaacgcTTAACAGATATAGAGAGAGCATTAATTGTAGATTTTGTTACTTGATATTCTTCAACAAGATATTCATTTGTCTGAGTTTCATTCTTTACTATTTCAATcccataaaaacaaataaatgtatttaaaaacttaatttcaaatatttaacatagaaAACCTACTTTGTGATTGTAAAGAATTCAAATGCATTTGATCATTCTCTAAGTCACTCtccttattaaaaacttttgtggactcaattttattagatttctgtttctttttatacgattctgttaaaataaatatttatatattatacatattaagataatatatgtatcaatTAGTATTCAGAGCTAATAGTGGTGTAGTGTAAAAACTTTAtactaactttaaattatatgcattttgtTATAAGATCTGtggattttagaatattttttcaattgtttataatatagaataattggaaaaatgtTGAACTtcagatattttgttttacattataaatgaaatatatattaggttaattatatatatatataggcggcaattattttatagaggaACATTCAATtgttattactcattgtttcaaataatattaacaatttacacAATGTTAAGTTGTTACAAAAaacataactttaataattttttacttttaatgttttgaatgaaaatttattttttcaaatttcagacgaataggtaattaattataatttacaagaaTTAAGTTTAGATAAGCACCATGCTCTattgaaataacattttgCAAGGTATTTCTGCCATTgcataaaattttttgaaaaatgaatgtaCTTCGATAAAAAGAATAGCCAGTAGATATATAgatgtttcaatattatgtgttagaataatgtttaaatacatataattttattcgcacatttaaaatttaatatcataattttacctTTATTTAGTTGAGGGTTCAAATCATATGGTTTATgatagttaacatttttaaacttcttTTTAGGTCTGctgtaatttttttgacaatttaaaatacttttatgtttGACatctttattatctattatattaatgttaaaaaaaaattaattaaaaaattattaatattaatataaaataattgtatcaaaacctttatttttatttgtattagttgGTATTATGTCCTTAAAATGCTCTGTAtcatttttgttgtataaatgtaaattttcttcatattgtttgaatttattcTGGATAAGGACAACaagaaagttattaatattattatgatattataagttaagaaGTAGCAtgcacaatatttattatatgtgtatgtacTTACATTATTGTAGAACTTTTTAACACTTATCGAGAGTTTTGTAGGACTTAATGGTTTGATTTCATATAACATTAggttattttcaacatttgccaaagatttttttcttttattatcttaaaaaataaaaaatcgcacttgaaaattattcaacgTATCTTTATTGTTATGGGTACATCtagttgtttttgtttatcatacacaacaaattcacatttcaaataataaaaaacgggCTAATTAGtactactaaaaataaacttgaatGAAATATAAAGAAGTAAAACATAGTATGATATTGACaaataaagatatttgtttttagattaatggattagaaatattaaaaattaataatgtttcaattatatttgacTAATTTGTAGTGTTGTACAATAGACAAAGACAAAATACTACATCCTATTATGGCTATTGGAAAGTCTGATATTTctgattaatgttatttaattgaaaatatttatcaaaaactattagaatacaatataagtaaaataatactttttactatattaaaaatagctaGATAATGtaagagaaaacaaatatttttataaaataatcttaaaattgaattattttaattttaataagacgGGGatagtgtaataaattaatttgttaatgtttGTAGTATCGCTATTCTATGTCAAAAAcattgatctttttttttttataaataatgataataactatCTTTTTAAgaaacattgaaaaattatcttctattagtttttactcgttataattatctaacataagtaaatttttttgaataatgttttataataatattatctcttaTACTCAAGTGAagtcttttattttaacaaatgttcattatttttaatttgaacaataaaaaaaaaaaagcagaaTTAATAATCTgtcttatgaaaataaaaatattgatgaactTGGAGCCCCTTACCAAAGTTCATCTTGAGaactaatagaaatattacagCAGGATTTCTAggtttattactaaaattttttgCTATTtggtaaattgttataataaaattttttttaaatcgatacTAAATAATGAAAGAGATGTTTGCAATAAAATTACTTCTGCAGAAATACTGGGAAAGTATTCCAACTCAACTagtaatcttaaaataatactatgaaatactaaaatattattaaataatttataaatataaataatagatatagttAATGCAAATATGTATGTTGAATCAGATAGATTTGATTATATGTAATAGCTGAAAATTCGAAATAacctgtataatttatttattacacataaattgtatacttattttagcagaagttaacaaataaaatatattttttttaatctgttGACTACTTAGTACTGTATGACCTTAATGGCCattcatgatattataatttaatgaaaaaagtaGAAATGTTTctgtttatatacaaaaatattagtgtgtgtatgtattggAATGGTATAGAGGCTAGCCTCCAAGGATCTGTAATTGTGCATATGCATACCAATAAAggaaatacaaatttgaatttatttaaaaatgtattcgatAATGTTCTCTGGTCttattaaaagatttaaattcaaattaaagattaaactacaaaaatatttagaattatataattttagacacATTGTGTTATAAGCTTAAATCCAATAGccttaatattgatatttacatgtataaattttaaaataatgtaacgcATACTttttctattcaaaataattggagTAGAATTAATTGCATTTTGATTATCATTGCCATTTATATTTTCCCTAAGTTTAAcgcaaatgttttttttcttgttgacTCtctaaaagaattaaaaatatttatgcaatatcattattaataatatttcattttaaattggttattatttatttatgtcaaaaaataataattagagaaTATTTATTCAAGCTCATGCAATCTAAGCtacattaactaatatttaaacttataagcttttaataaaatataatattatatatttattatttatttacatataattaaatcaaatactaaatatcatcgattataaatattagaatttatatacaaGGAGATTCGTCTAGTATGCTCATCtctgttgttttattaaatgaggaatttattcaaaatattcttatttttaacatttctgACATacttaatcataaaattttaatgtaacattcttaaaatttttatattgtttaaagaatatcttttgataataaaaactttttttttttttaatgagaacCCCTTTTATACAGTTCATTTTTTGGTTAAATGTTGATATACCTAACTCAAAACTTGAAAGATTAGATgttcagttattaaaatggcTATATTAAGGATGATAATCTTAACAAATGGTTGtaactttttatacaaaaaagtataaaatagatgttcatatatatatatattgatttagttactattaatattattgtaattaaaaggTATATTTAAGTGGAAGATTTtggtaaaatgttgataaaatttacaaagattataaaaatagattgtattggttaaatataatttttatcaaatactagAAAATCACACACAAGTTCTCAGGTTTCAGAAGCATTTACATAGAAGtatcaagtataaatattgataatctaaaattaaacaattttgattttataattttgtaatacataaaaaataaacttttatataaatgatttacatATCATGATTTTTTctgtcaattattaaattatgtataaatcatttgcatataaataatattttataggattTGAAACTcagacaaataaataaattatatcataataaaatattatcaaatagtgcctatattaatatttttggatgtTGATTAGTATCATCAACATTTAGTAAACATTTACAtatgttttaagtataaatacggtataggatataaaatattaattaattaatt
This sequence is a window from Rhopalosiphum maidis isolate BTI-1 chromosome 1, ASM367621v3, whole genome shotgun sequence. Protein-coding genes within it:
- the LOC113548056 gene encoding N-lysine methyltransferase KMT5A-A isoform X1; the protein is MLNTLKMVKKKTNKLASQNSNATNKRAQGSIKKYCTKKRVNKKKNICVKLRENINGNDNQNAINSTPIILNRKNNKRKKSLANVENNLMLYEIKPLSPTKLSISVKKFYNNNKFKQYEENLHLYNKNDTEHFKDIIPTNTNKNKDNKDVKHKSILNCQKNYSRPKKKFKNVNYHKPYDLNPQLNKESYKKKQKSNKIESTKVFNKESDLENDQMHLNSLQSQIKNETQTNEYLVEEYQVTKSTINALSISVKRFYKNKTSSNDNEKVIKDMPLVSDTTFNSKADFNQSPLSSKLNSSHKISLNVKHINDTSNNKQQKVTAFFPIRRSARKTKNIVNEEKQIALEEAIASQNEDGLKITVFPNKGRGIIAGKDFARGEYVVEYSGELIYVQEARKREAIYSQDTSTGCYMYYFKYGSTHYCIDATPESSRLGRLVNHSRFGNLVPKVVEVGGLPRIVLIAKSDIKRDEELTYDYGDRSKESLINHPWLAY
- the LOC113548056 gene encoding N-lysine methyltransferase KMT5A-A isoform X2; amino-acid sequence: MLYEIKPLSPTKLSISVKKFYNNNKFKQYEENLHLYNKNDTEHFKDIIPTNTNKNKDNKDVKHKSILNCQKNYSRPKKKFKNVNYHKPYDLNPQLNKESYKKKQKSNKIESTKVFNKESDLENDQMHLNSLQSQIKNETQTNEYLVEEYQVTKSTINALSISVKRFYKNKTSSNDNEKVIKDMPLVSDTTFNSKADFNQSPLSSKLNSSHKISLNVKHINDTSNNKQQKVTAFFPIRRSARKTKNIVNEEKQIALEEAIASQNEDGLKITVFPNKGRGIIAGKDFARGEYVVEYSGELIYVQEARKREAIYSQDTSTGCYMYYFKYGSTHYCIDATPESSRLGRLVNHSRFGNLVPKVVEVGGLPRIVLIAKSDIKRDEELTYDYGDRSKESLINHPWLAY
- the LOC113548364 gene encoding mediator of RNA polymerase II transcription subunit 11; its protein translation is MAAPMERIQALELIEKDIITCLQSAGQALLELSKEKSSLKQVENQSHQFLKSLGNVESKLTEQINYLTQVSTGQPYENSGYASQKVLQMAWHRLEHARSRVKELERSKNKYLQDQEQLKGNVSNLL